A window of Brevibacterium ihuae contains these coding sequences:
- the groL gene encoding chaperonin GroEL (60 kDa chaperone family; promotes refolding of misfolded polypeptides especially under stressful conditions; forms two stacked rings of heptamers to form a barrel-shaped 14mer; ends can be capped by GroES; misfolded proteins enter the barrel where they are refolded when GroES binds) has protein sequence MAKLIAFDEEARRGLETGLNTLADAVKVTLGPRGRNVVLEKKWGAPTITNDGVSIAKEIELEDPYEKIGAELVKEVAKKTDDVAGDGTTTATVLAQALVREGLRNVAAGADPLSLKRGIEKAVAAVTEKLLASAVDVDSKEQIAATAGISAGDPAIGELIAEAIDKVGKEGVVTVEESNTFGLELELTEGMRFDKGYISGYFVTDTERQETVLEDPYILIVNSKISNVKDLLPVLEKVQQSGKPLFIIAEDVEGEALAVLVVNKIRGTFKSVAVKAPGFGDRRKAQLADIAILTGGQVIAEEVGLKLENATVDLLGTARKVVITKDETTIVEGAGDSDEIAGRVAQIRTEIENSDSDYDREKLQERLAKLAGGVAVIKAGAATEVELKERKHRIEDAVRNAKAAVEEGIVAGGGVALIQAGKTAFETLQLEGDEATGAQIVKVAIDAPLKQIAVNAGLEPGVVAEKVRHLEAGHGLNAATGEYEDLLAAGINDPVKVTRSALENAASIAGLFLTTEAVVADKPEPAPAMGGDMDGMGGMGGMM, from the coding sequence ATGGCAAAGCTCATTGCATTCGACGAAGAAGCACGTCGCGGACTCGAGACCGGGCTCAACACCCTGGCCGACGCCGTCAAGGTGACGCTCGGACCGCGCGGCCGCAACGTCGTGCTCGAAAAGAAGTGGGGAGCGCCGACCATCACCAATGACGGCGTCTCCATCGCCAAGGAGATCGAACTCGAGGATCCGTACGAGAAGATCGGTGCGGAACTCGTCAAGGAGGTCGCCAAGAAGACCGACGACGTCGCTGGCGACGGCACCACCACCGCCACCGTGCTCGCCCAGGCGCTCGTGCGCGAGGGTCTGCGCAACGTGGCCGCCGGAGCGGATCCGCTCAGCCTCAAGCGCGGCATCGAGAAGGCCGTCGCAGCGGTGACCGAGAAGCTCCTCGCGTCCGCCGTGGACGTGGACTCCAAGGAGCAGATCGCCGCGACCGCCGGCATCTCCGCAGGCGACCCCGCGATCGGCGAGCTCATCGCCGAGGCGATCGACAAGGTCGGCAAGGAGGGCGTCGTCACCGTCGAGGAGTCGAACACCTTCGGCCTCGAGCTCGAGCTCACCGAGGGCATGCGCTTCGACAAGGGCTACATCTCCGGCTACTTCGTCACCGACACCGAGCGCCAGGAGACGGTGCTCGAGGATCCCTACATCCTCATCGTCAACTCGAAGATCTCCAACGTCAAGGATCTGCTCCCGGTCCTCGAGAAGGTGCAGCAGTCGGGCAAGCCGCTGTTCATCATCGCCGAGGACGTCGAGGGCGAGGCGCTCGCCGTGCTCGTCGTCAACAAGATCCGCGGCACCTTCAAGTCCGTCGCCGTCAAGGCTCCCGGGTTCGGCGATCGCCGCAAGGCCCAGCTCGCCGACATCGCGATCCTCACCGGCGGACAGGTCATCGCGGAGGAGGTCGGCCTCAAGCTCGAGAACGCCACCGTCGACCTGCTCGGCACCGCGCGCAAGGTCGTCATCACCAAGGACGAGACCACCATCGTCGAAGGTGCGGGTGACTCGGACGAGATCGCCGGCCGCGTGGCCCAGATCCGCACTGAGATCGAGAACTCGGATTCCGACTACGACCGCGAGAAGCTGCAGGAGCGCCTGGCCAAGCTGGCCGGCGGTGTTGCGGTCATCAAGGCCGGAGCCGCGACCGAGGTCGAGCTCAAGGAGCGCAAGCACCGCATCGAGGATGCCGTGCGCAACGCGAAGGCCGCGGTCGAGGAGGGCATCGTCGCCGGCGGCGGCGTGGCCCTCATCCAGGCCGGCAAGACCGCCTTCGAGACCCTCCAGCTCGAGGGCGACGAGGCGACCGGTGCGCAGATCGTCAAGGTCGCCATCGACGCCCCGCTCAAGCAGATCGCGGTCAACGCCGGTCTCGAGCCCGGCGTCGTGGCGGAGAAGGTGCGCCACCTCGAGGCCGGCCACGGCCTCAACGCCGCCACCGGCGAGTACGAGGACCTGCTCGCCGCAGGCATCAACGACCCGGTCAAGGTGACCCGCTCCGCGCTGGAGAACGCCGCCTCGATCGCCGGTCTGTTCCTCACCACCGAGGCCGTCGTCGCCGACAAGCCGGAGCCCGCTCCGGCGATGGGCGGAGACATGGACGGCATGGGCGGAATGGGCGGCATGATGTGA
- a CDS encoding DUF1707 SHOCT-like domain-containing protein, whose amino-acid sequence MALDGSLWSSFSADPRADSRLRASDADRSAVFEILNDALAQGLIDLDEHGERLDAAAGIRELGEVVPLIEDLVRAPETLPGSTLAVRPELAALDEYEGTPTTPEAIDAAALELYRSDLRTALAGAATPSLITVLIWAITSIAAGSLIFFWPLFVILGTGIGVVTTLSSKQSIIRRKREMLTVRARAKLGDPRAQAEIEANPRVFRYRPESSRDARRERRREIRRRTGES is encoded by the coding sequence ATGGCTCTCGACGGATCCCTCTGGTCGTCGTTCAGCGCGGATCCCCGCGCGGACAGCCGGCTGCGCGCGTCGGACGCGGACCGCAGCGCCGTGTTCGAGATCCTCAACGACGCGCTCGCTCAGGGCCTCATCGATCTCGACGAGCACGGCGAGCGCCTCGATGCGGCCGCCGGGATCCGCGAGCTCGGCGAGGTCGTCCCGCTCATCGAGGACCTCGTCCGCGCCCCGGAGACGCTCCCCGGCAGCACGCTCGCGGTGCGCCCCGAGCTCGCCGCGCTCGACGAGTACGAGGGCACGCCGACCACCCCCGAGGCGATCGACGCCGCTGCGCTCGAGCTCTACCGCTCCGATCTGCGCACCGCGCTCGCGGGTGCCGCGACCCCCTCGCTCATCACCGTGCTCATCTGGGCCATCACCTCGATCGCGGCAGGCAGCCTGATCTTCTTCTGGCCGCTGTTCGTCATCCTCGGCACCGGGATCGGCGTCGTCACCACGCTCTCGTCGAAGCAGTCGATCATTCGGCGCAAGCGCGAGATGCTCACCGTCCGCGCGCGGGCGAAGCTCGGCGATCCCCGGGCCCAGGCCGAGATCGAGGCGAACCCCCGGGTGTTCCGGTACCGCCCCGAATCCTCCCGCGACGCGCGCCGGGAGCGCCGCCGGGAGATCCGCCGGCGCACCGGCGAAAGCTGA
- a CDS encoding sulfite exporter TauE/SafE family protein, translated as MDPVVVLIVVFVFVGALMQRTTGMGFALVAGPFLVVLLDPVPGVVLVNLCGVVSSTIVLSRTFREIQWPRAWVMAVGALVGTVPGALLTSVLPGWAVHVFIGVLVVAALTVSLLGSRYARPVAPTPGRTATAGFFSGFMSGSAGVGGPAVSVYAIMTRWEQRPFAATLQPYFIITGIAAVVAKVLFDGRHAIPELPVVIWLAILAALVLGQVAGEFVSRVLPVGIARIIMIVLAFGGGLLTLVIGLTEVFAG; from the coding sequence GTGGATCCCGTCGTCGTGCTCATCGTCGTCTTCGTCTTCGTCGGCGCCCTCATGCAGCGGACCACCGGGATGGGGTTCGCCCTCGTGGCCGGACCGTTCCTCGTCGTCCTCCTCGACCCGGTGCCGGGCGTCGTCCTCGTCAATCTGTGCGGCGTCGTCTCCTCGACGATCGTCCTGTCGCGGACCTTCCGCGAGATCCAGTGGCCCCGCGCCTGGGTGATGGCCGTCGGCGCGCTCGTCGGCACGGTCCCGGGAGCGCTCCTGACCTCGGTGCTGCCCGGCTGGGCGGTCCACGTGTTCATCGGCGTCCTCGTCGTCGCAGCCCTCACCGTCTCCCTGCTCGGCAGCCGCTACGCCAGGCCCGTCGCGCCGACCCCGGGGCGGACGGCGACCGCCGGGTTCTTCTCCGGGTTCATGAGCGGCTCCGCCGGTGTGGGCGGCCCCGCGGTGAGCGTGTACGCGATCATGACCCGCTGGGAGCAGCGGCCCTTCGCCGCCACCCTGCAGCCGTACTTCATCATCACCGGCATCGCCGCCGTCGTCGCCAAGGTGCTGTTCGACGGCCGCCACGCGATCCCCGAGCTGCCCGTGGTCATCTGGCTCGCGATCCTCGCGGCCCTCGTCCTCGGCCAGGTCGCGGGCGAGTTCGTGTCGCGCGTGCTGCCGGTGGGCATCGCCCGGATCATCATGATCGTGCTCGCCTTCGGCGGCGGCCTGCTCACCCTCGTCATCGGCCTCACCGAGGTATTCGCCGGCTGA
- a CDS encoding RNA-binding S4 domain-containing protein: protein METVEIRDESITLGQALKLHGVAENGALAKQLISTGEVKVNGDVETRRGRSLVPGDEVGVLGVTFAIAQAE, encoded by the coding sequence ATGGAGACCGTCGAGATCCGGGACGAGAGCATCACGCTCGGCCAGGCGCTCAAACTGCACGGCGTGGCCGAGAACGGTGCGCTGGCCAAGCAGCTCATCAGCACCGGCGAAGTGAAGGTCAACGGCGACGTCGAGACCCGGCGAGGCCGGAGCCTGGTGCCCGGCGACGAGGTCGGCGTGCTCGGCGTGACCTTCGCCATCGCTCAGGCGGAGTGA
- the pspAB gene encoding PspA-associated protein PspAB: MGFLDALLGRSTPRKANLDDLFALPPAALTLEVASGLRPTGTAAVAFREVEGGAFAQVEQESRALIAKDPACTVRQENDGYGYTWQVITDADADISNLVTNVHAVNSSLEIQGFGPMLLCSTLYFADAEGAQAALVYLYKRGTFYPFVQTGRHTRDTAREIQIRGIVSQELRIESDLSKWSPVWDAPGMHPAG; the protein is encoded by the coding sequence GTGGGATTCCTCGATGCCCTGCTCGGACGCAGCACGCCGCGGAAGGCCAATCTCGACGACCTCTTCGCCCTCCCCCCGGCCGCGCTCACCCTCGAGGTGGCGAGCGGGCTGCGGCCCACCGGCACCGCCGCGGTGGCGTTCCGCGAGGTCGAGGGCGGGGCGTTCGCCCAGGTCGAGCAGGAGTCGCGCGCGCTCATCGCCAAGGACCCCGCCTGCACCGTGCGGCAGGAGAACGACGGCTACGGGTACACCTGGCAGGTCATCACCGACGCGGACGCGGACATCTCCAACCTCGTGACGAACGTTCACGCGGTGAATTCCTCGCTCGAGATCCAGGGCTTCGGCCCGATGCTCCTGTGCTCGACGCTCTACTTCGCCGACGCCGAGGGCGCGCAGGCCGCTCTCGTCTACCTCTACAAGCGCGGGACCTTCTACCCGTTCGTGCAGACCGGGCGCCACACCCGGGACACCGCGCGCGAGATCCAGATCCGCGGCATCGTGTCGCAGGAGCTCAGGATCGAATCGGACCTCTCGAAGTGGTCGCCGGTGTGGGACGCACCGGGCATGCATCCCGCGGGCTGA
- the htpX gene encoding zinc metalloprotease HtpX → MSTSRFIKDRGLTFRMGLTVFLNGLIYVVLILAIWWILGQSTAGVIGALIISAGLFFFQWYFSDTIALKSMRARVVSPEEAPELHVMVDRLCQLADSTKPRVAYSDSPVPNAFATGRSPSHSVVCVTRGLLEQLEPAEVEAVLAHELSHVAHRDVTVMTVAGVTGVIAGLMMRSFLYVGGGRGRGNSNTGGIPIQLAMVLVGVVVYALSFVLIRVLSRYRELAADRAAAYLTGSPSTLASALTKISGEMGRIPAQDLRASSGANHLALIPAANGRDVVQFLSTHPSLEQRLAQLQRISQELSRPM, encoded by the coding sequence ATGTCCACCTCGCGCTTCATCAAGGACCGCGGACTGACGTTCCGCATGGGTCTCACCGTGTTCCTCAACGGTCTGATCTACGTCGTCCTCATCCTCGCGATCTGGTGGATCCTCGGCCAGAGCACCGCCGGGGTGATCGGAGCCCTCATCATCAGTGCGGGCCTGTTCTTCTTCCAGTGGTACTTCTCCGACACGATCGCGCTCAAGTCGATGCGCGCTCGGGTCGTCAGCCCGGAGGAGGCGCCCGAGCTCCACGTCATGGTCGACCGGCTGTGCCAGCTCGCCGACTCGACGAAGCCGCGGGTCGCGTACTCCGACTCCCCCGTGCCGAACGCGTTCGCCACCGGCCGCTCGCCGAGCCACTCGGTCGTGTGCGTGACCCGCGGGCTCCTCGAGCAGCTCGAACCGGCCGAGGTCGAGGCGGTGCTCGCCCACGAGCTCTCCCACGTCGCCCATCGCGACGTCACGGTGATGACAGTCGCCGGGGTCACCGGCGTCATCGCCGGCCTCATGATGCGCAGCTTCCTCTACGTCGGGGGCGGCCGCGGCCGCGGGAACTCGAACACCGGCGGGATCCCGATCCAGCTCGCCATGGTGCTCGTCGGCGTCGTCGTCTATGCGTTGAGCTTCGTCCTCATCCGCGTGCTGTCGCGCTACCGCGAGCTCGCCGCCGACCGCGCCGCCGCCTATCTCACCGGCAGCCCCTCGACTCTCGCCTCGGCACTCACCAAGATCAGCGGCGAGATGGGCCGGATCCCCGCGCAGGACCTGCGCGCCTCGTCCGGCGCGAATCACCTCGCGCTCATCCCTGCCGCGAACGGCCGCGACGTCGTCCAGTTCCTCAGCACCCACCCGAGCCTCGAACAGCGGCTCGCCCAGCTGCAGCGGATCTCCCAGGAGCTCTCCCGCCCGATGTGA
- the pspAA gene encoding PspA-associated protein PspAA gives MIVRIMGEGQFDVADVEQETLQKYDDEVEAAVEAGDADHVHRALEALRGYIFDHAQPVADDYLGGSDIVIPYPDAEIEDIRRLLTGDGLIPDLT, from the coding sequence GTGATCGTCCGCATCATGGGCGAGGGCCAGTTCGACGTCGCCGACGTCGAGCAGGAGACCCTCCAGAAGTACGACGACGAGGTCGAGGCCGCGGTCGAGGCCGGCGACGCCGACCATGTCCACCGAGCGCTCGAGGCGCTGCGTGGGTACATCTTCGACCACGCCCAGCCGGTCGCCGACGACTACCTCGGCGGCTCCGACATCGTCATCCCTTACCCGGATGCCGAGATCGAGGACATCCGCCGCCTCCTCACCGGCGACGGGCTCATCCCCGACCTCACCTGA
- a CDS encoding PspA/IM30 family protein: protein MSIFKRIAMIFGAKANSALDKAENPNETLDYSYQKQLELLQKVRRGVADVATSRKRLELQIGQLEQQQSKLQSQAQKALEVNREDLAREALTRKSGLSQQISDLQTQHQNLQAEEQKLTTASQRLQAKVDAFRTRKETIKATYTAAEAQTKIGEAFTGISEEFGDVGLAIQRAEDKTAQLQARAGAVDELIASGALDDMTGSSKDDISAQLDALSSENDVETELARMRESLPGGQSARRPALEAEDAEVTDPAQGSAGDTVDGTVEGRGGAQ from the coding sequence ATGAGCATTTTCAAACGCATCGCCATGATCTTCGGCGCGAAGGCCAATTCGGCCCTCGACAAGGCCGAGAACCCCAACGAGACCCTCGACTACTCGTACCAGAAGCAGCTCGAGCTGCTCCAGAAGGTGCGGCGCGGGGTCGCGGACGTGGCGACGAGCCGGAAGCGCCTGGAGCTCCAGATCGGACAGCTCGAGCAGCAGCAGTCCAAGCTCCAGTCGCAGGCGCAGAAGGCGCTCGAGGTCAACCGCGAGGACCTCGCCCGCGAGGCCCTCACCCGCAAGTCGGGCCTGTCCCAGCAGATCTCCGACCTGCAGACCCAGCACCAGAACCTCCAGGCCGAGGAGCAGAAGCTCACCACCGCCTCGCAGCGCCTGCAGGCCAAGGTCGACGCGTTCCGCACCCGCAAGGAGACCATCAAGGCGACCTACACCGCCGCAGAGGCGCAGACGAAGATCGGCGAGGCCTTCACCGGCATCTCCGAGGAGTTCGGCGACGTCGGCCTCGCGATCCAGCGCGCCGAGGACAAGACCGCCCAGCTCCAGGCCCGCGCCGGTGCCGTGGACGAGCTCATCGCCTCGGGTGCGCTCGACGACATGACCGGCAGCTCCAAGGACGACATCTCCGCCCAGCTCGACGCGCTGTCGAGCGAGAACGACGTCGAGACCGAGCTCGCCCGGATGCGCGAATCGCTGCCCGGCGGACAGTCGGCCCGCCGCCCGGCGCTCGAGGCCGAGGACGCCGAGGTCACCGACCCCGCGCAGGGCTCGGCCGGCGACACGGTCGACGGCACCGTCGAGGGCCGCGGGGGTGCGCAGTGA
- a CDS encoding WXG100 family type VII secretion target: MSVFEVDSERILATAATASRSVSVLGGEVDALLGHLRSLNECWRGSASQNFTAVVEDWEAVQRRVHESLDSIKEALQLAGRQYTEVEEANTRLFLR; this comes from the coding sequence ATGTCCGTGTTCGAAGTCGATTCCGAACGCATCCTCGCCACCGCCGCCACCGCTTCGCGATCGGTCTCGGTGCTCGGCGGCGAGGTCGACGCGCTCCTCGGCCACCTGCGCTCCCTCAACGAGTGCTGGCGGGGCAGCGCGTCCCAGAACTTCACCGCAGTCGTCGAGGACTGGGAGGCCGTCCAGCGCCGCGTCCACGAGTCCCTCGACTCGATCAAGGAGGCGCTCCAGCTCGCGGGCCGGCAGTACACCGAGGTCGAGGAGGCGAACACCCGGCTGTTCCTCCGCTGA
- a CDS encoding S1C family serine protease, producing the protein MSSNPPFPGTGGGHPGGPGRHSQQQPPTFGPGTGAGSPPPQGGAGQPYPSGPGRPYPQQPPVGTGFGSGGAPGATGPAHGGSGAPGGRPAGASGFGSPAPGAGGYGTAAPAHTSSSAPTSSYAAASPGPQSGGAPAQQPPESAPAAAQTRRRGPGWLPLIAFALLAALIGGALGIGTAFYLDAQDDRQSQEEVTIETPDWTTIAAEASKSVVAIQVGVNGQMSGVGSGFVYGDQGYVITNNHVVAAADTAGGEVQVVTNSGAMVTASIVGRDPETDIAVLQLDQQPEGVTPLPVGASDAMQVGDPVMALGNPLGLADTVTTGIVSALNRPVTTSNIGENPSEEDVALTITNAIQTDAAINPGNSGGPLVNGQGEVIGVNSSTATLQQPGSGGQSGSIGIGFAIPISQATNIADQLISTGTAVHPHLGVSITSGEVEAGGISRGSAVVSSVEGGSAAEQAGIQQGDHIIALDDTPVNSSVSLQALVRSKAVGDTVSLTVVRGGQETNVQVTLGSN; encoded by the coding sequence ATGAGCAGCAATCCCCCCTTCCCGGGCACCGGCGGAGGTCACCCCGGCGGACCGGGCCGGCACTCCCAGCAGCAGCCCCCGACCTTCGGCCCCGGCACGGGCGCCGGCTCCCCGCCCCCGCAGGGGGGTGCCGGGCAGCCGTATCCTTCCGGCCCCGGCCGGCCGTACCCGCAGCAGCCGCCCGTCGGCACGGGATTCGGCAGCGGCGGCGCACCCGGTGCCACCGGCCCCGCGCACGGAGGATCCGGAGCGCCCGGCGGCCGGCCGGCGGGCGCGTCCGGTTTCGGCTCGCCCGCCCCGGGAGCCGGCGGATACGGCACTGCCGCCCCGGCCCACACCTCGAGCAGCGCTCCGACGAGCAGCTACGCCGCGGCCAGTCCCGGCCCGCAGTCCGGCGGCGCTCCTGCGCAGCAGCCGCCCGAGTCGGCTCCGGCTGCCGCGCAGACCCGCCGTCGCGGTCCCGGCTGGCTCCCGCTCATCGCTTTCGCACTCCTCGCGGCGCTCATCGGCGGCGCGCTCGGCATCGGCACCGCGTTCTACCTCGACGCGCAGGACGATCGGCAGTCCCAGGAGGAGGTGACGATCGAGACCCCGGACTGGACGACGATCGCCGCCGAGGCCTCGAAGAGCGTCGTCGCGATCCAGGTCGGCGTCAACGGCCAGATGTCGGGGGTGGGATCCGGGTTCGTCTACGGCGACCAGGGCTACGTCATCACGAACAACCACGTCGTCGCCGCGGCCGACACCGCCGGCGGCGAGGTGCAGGTCGTGACGAACTCCGGCGCGATGGTCACCGCCTCGATCGTCGGCCGCGATCCGGAGACCGACATCGCCGTCCTCCAGCTCGACCAGCAGCCCGAGGGCGTGACGCCGCTGCCGGTCGGCGCCTCCGACGCGATGCAGGTGGGCGATCCGGTGATGGCGCTCGGCAACCCGCTCGGCCTCGCCGATACGGTGACCACCGGCATCGTCTCCGCGCTCAACCGCCCGGTCACCACGTCGAACATCGGGGAGAACCCCTCAGAGGAGGACGTCGCCCTCACCATCACCAACGCGATCCAGACCGACGCGGCGATCAACCCGGGCAACTCCGGCGGTCCGCTCGTCAACGGCCAGGGCGAGGTCATCGGGGTGAACTCCTCGACGGCGACCCTGCAGCAGCCGGGCTCCGGCGGCCAGAGCGGCTCGATCGGCATCGGCTTCGCGATCCCGATCTCGCAGGCGACGAACATCGCCGACCAGCTCATCTCCACCGGCACGGCCGTGCACCCGCACCTCGGCGTGAGCATCACCTCCGGCGAGGTCGAGGCCGGCGGCATCTCCCGCGGATCCGCGGTCGTGTCCTCCGTGGAGGGCGGTTCTGCCGCCGAGCAGGCCGGCATCCAGCAGGGCGATCACATCATCGCGCTCGACGACACCCCGGTGAACTCGAGCGTCTCCCTCCAGGCGCTCGTCCGGTCCAAGGCGGTCGGCGACACCGTGTCCCTCACGGTCGTGCGCGGCGGTCAGGAGACGAACGTCCAGGTGACGCTGGGCTCGAACTGA
- a CDS encoding response regulator transcription factor, which produces MNSTHHDAQDVEATLLVVDDEPNIRELLSTSLRFAGFDVVSAANGTEALRLAEQTEPDLLVLDVMLPDIDGFTVTRRLRQAGRHIPVVFLTARDDTSDKITGLTVGGDDYVTKPFSLEEVVARIRAVLRRTHSLEEEETAVIEVGELELDDDTHEVRRGGILIDLSPTEFKLLRYLMLNANRVLSKSQILDHVWEYDFGGDTGIVESYISYLRRKIDTAPTTDEAGNPVELTWTPMIQTKRGVGYMLRTPDSK; this is translated from the coding sequence ATGAACTCCACGCATCATGACGCCCAGGACGTCGAGGCCACCCTCCTCGTCGTCGACGACGAACCCAACATCCGCGAACTGCTCTCGACCAGCCTGCGGTTCGCCGGCTTCGACGTGGTGTCGGCCGCGAACGGCACCGAGGCCCTCCGACTGGCGGAGCAGACCGAGCCCGACCTCCTCGTCCTCGATGTCATGCTCCCGGACATCGACGGCTTCACCGTCACCCGCCGTCTGCGCCAGGCCGGCCGCCACATCCCGGTCGTGTTCCTCACCGCGCGCGACGACACCTCCGACAAGATCACCGGCCTCACGGTGGGCGGCGACGACTATGTCACCAAGCCGTTCTCCCTCGAGGAGGTCGTCGCCCGCATCCGCGCCGTGCTGCGCCGGACCCACAGCCTCGAGGAGGAGGAGACCGCGGTCATCGAGGTCGGCGAGCTCGAGCTCGACGACGACACGCACGAGGTGCGCCGCGGGGGCATCCTCATCGACCTCTCCCCCACCGAGTTCAAGCTCCTGCGCTACCTCATGCTCAACGCCAACCGGGTGCTCTCGAAGTCCCAGATCCTCGATCACGTGTGGGAGTACGACTTCGGCGGGGACACCGGCATCGTCGAGTCCTACATCTCGTATCTGCGGCGCAAGATCGACACCGCTCCGACCACCGACGAGGCGGGCAACCCGGTCGAGCTCACGTGGACCCCGATGATCCAGACCAAGCGCGGTGTGGGCTACATGCTCCGCACCCCCGACAGCAAGTAA